Within Actinomycetota bacterium, the genomic segment CATCGACCACTGGCAGAAGGACCGCGAGCGGATCGAGGCCGAGGAGCTGCTCACGCACCTGGTCGGCGACGAGTGGGCGGCGACGGACGAGATTCCGCCGGCCGTCCGGCGACGGTTCGAGCGCCTGATCGCCCGCCGGGCCACCGGCGAGCCCGTCCCCTACATCAAGGGCCAGGTGGAGTTCCGGGGGCTGAGGCTCGTGGCCCGGCCCGGCGTGTTCGTGCCCCGGGACTCCAGCGAGGAGCTGGCCGAGCGGGCCGTTCGGCGCCTCCGCCGCCGCCGCGGGCCCATCGCGGTCGACCTGGCCACCGGGTCTGGCCCGGTGGCCCTGGCGATGGCGAACGAGGTCAAGGTGGCCGAGGTCTACGGCACCGATCTGTCCGAGGAGGCCATCCGGCTGGCCCGGAAGAACGCGCGACGCCTCGGCCTGTCCGTCCGGTTCCTCCAGGGCGACCTGTTCGGCGCTCTGCCCCGGGGAATCGCCGGGCGGGTCGACGTGATCACGTTACATCCACCCTACGTGGGCAGGCGCGAGCTCCGCGAGCTGCCCGAGGAGGTGGTCAAGTTCGAGCCCGTGATGTCGCTCACTGACCACAGCCCGAAGGGCATGGGACTCATCGAACGAGCGGCCGCCGATGCCCGGGACTGGCTGAAGCCGGGAGGCTGGCTCCTGATCGAGGTGAGCCCCGACCGCTCGCGCTCGGTGGCGACCATCCTCCGCCGGGCCGGCTACCGAGAGGTCCGGAGCACCAAGGGCGGCCTCGAGGTCACCCGGGTGTTGACTGCGAG encodes:
- a CDS encoding peptide chain release factor N(5)-glutamine methyltransferase codes for the protein MTAQELIDRAVEILEAAPAIDHWQKDRERIEAEELLTHLVGDEWAATDEIPPAVRRRFERLIARRATGEPVPYIKGQVEFRGLRLVARPGVFVPRDSSEELAERAVRRLRRRRGPIAVDLATGSGPVALAMANEVKVAEVYGTDLSEEAIRLARKNARRLGLSVRFLQGDLFGALPRGIAGRVDVITLHPPYVGRRELRELPEEVVKFEPVMSLTDHSPKGMGLIERAAADARDWLKPGGWLLIEVSPDRSRSVATILRRAGYREVRSTKGGLEVTRVLTARA